Proteins from one Hyperolius riggenbachi isolate aHypRig1 chromosome 2, aHypRig1.pri, whole genome shotgun sequence genomic window:
- the ZBED1 gene encoding E3 SUMO-protein ligase ZBED1 isoform X1, translated as MESKASDIFQPDLKLVAHPRAKSKVWKYFGFDTNAEGCIMQWKKIYCRICMAQIAYSGNTSNLSYHLEKNHPDEFCEFVKSNTEQMREAFATAFSKLKSESSQQVIQESLLIKNPQSLDSKKQIEVSSAVVNFICEGMFPASILDEPTFKSLLKTLDPKYEIPSRRYVCGRILPDKYHLVRDTVLKDLADLLWCGLSTDMWKSEKQNRLYVTVFVHFLSSDPFTGLFTSSRCLKTFEVPEEHKAEAITRVLYETFIEWGIGNKVFGATTDYSKDIVKAFSLLDIPIDMPCLGRTFNNGIKQAFQLPKVSGLLSRCRKLVEYFQQSSVAMYILCEKQKQQNMLPCMLKSDKVSWWGSTLAMLQSLKEQQFMIAAVLVEDSNNHHLMLEASEWNTIEGLVELLQPFKQVAEMLSMSKYPTISMVKPLLHMLLNTSLNIKDTDLKEISMAKEVIAKALSATYQQSPEIDMFLNVATFLDPRYKRLPFLSAFERSQVENRVIEEAKSLLDRNEENYNTEDKVYKIPEEPPVKKLLMSSTPPPTNNINNMLAEIFCQSGVSEDQEECHAQVVEELSNFKSQKVLGLNEDPLKWWSDRLALFPLLPKVLQKYWCISATRVFPGRLFSSSSNVVNAKRNRLAPAHVDKQVFLYENTRNSSDAEPEDDDEGDWAIQQEQYFNMNDSVSAGSNFFSARDSGFI; from the coding sequence ATGGAATCTAAAGCCAGTGATATCTTTCAGCCAGATCTTAAGCTGGTTGCTCACCCTAGGGCAAAGAGTAAAGTGTGGAAATACTTTGGGTTTGATACTAATGCTGAAGGGTGCATCATGCAATGGAAGAAAATCTACTGTCGCATATGTATGGCTCAGATTGCGTATTCTGGAAATACATCCAACCTTTCTTACCATCTTGAGAAAAATCACCCAGATGAATTCTGTGAGTTTGTAAAAAGCAACACTGAGCAAATGCGGGAAGCTTTCGCCACAGCGTTCTCTAAGTTAAAGTCAGAATCATCTCAACAGGTTATCCAGGAATCATTATTAATAAAGAACCCTCAAAGTCTCGACAGCAAGAAGCAAATTGAAGTATCTTCTGCTGTAGTAAACTTCATTTGTGAAGGCATGTTTCCAGCGTCCATATTGGATGAGCCAACTTTTAAATCTCTACTGAAAACTCTGGATCCTAAATATGAAATACCTAGCAGAAGGTATGTTTGTGGAAGGATTTTACCTGACAAATATCACTTAGTGAGGGATACTGTACTAAAAGATTTGGCTGACCTTTTGTGGTGTGGTTTATCCACGGACATGTGGAAAAGTGAAAAGCAGAATAGATTGTATGTGACTGTATTCGTTCACTTCTTGTCTTCTGATCCTTTTACTGGTCTGTTTACGAGCTCCAGGTGTTTGAAGACATTTGAAGTACCCGAAGAACACAAAGCCGAAGCAATTACACGGGTGTTGTATGAAACATTTATCGAATGGGGAATAGGTAACAAAGTATTTGGTGCTACCACAGATTACAGTAAGGACATTGTTAAAGCTTTTTCTCTGTTGGATATACCTATAGACATGCCCTGTTTAGGAAGAACATTTAACAACGGAATAAAGCAAGCATTTCAGCTTCCAAAGGTATCAGGACTTCTGTCACGATGTAGAAAGTTGGTGGAGTATTTTCAGCAGTCTTCAGTTGCAATGTACATTCTTTGTGAGAAACAGAAACAGCAGAACATGCTGCCTTGCATGCTTAAGAGTGATAAGGTCTCATGGTGGGGCAGCACACTTGCGATGCTTCAGAGTCTTAAGGAACAGCAGTTCATGATTGCTGCAGTTTTGGTAGAAGACAGTAATAACCATCACCTCATGCTTGAAGCAAGTGAATGGAATACGATTGAAGGTCTTGTAGAGTTGTTGCAGCCATTTAAACAAGTTGCAGAAATGCTCTCAATGTCAAAATATCCCACTATTAGTATGGTAAAACCTCTTCTTCATATGCTTCTGAATACATCACTAAATATCAAGGATACTGACCTGAAAGAAATAAGCATGGCTAAAGAGGTCATAGCCAAAGCTTTGTCAGCTACTTATCAACAATCACCGGAAATAGATATGTTCTTAAACGTTGCTACATTTCTGGATCCAAGGTACAAGCGACTTCCATTCTTGTCTGCATTTGAGCGTTCACAGGTTGAAAATCGTGTTATCGAGGAAGCAAAAAGTCTACTGGACCGAAATGAGGAGAATTATAATACTGAGGACAAAGTGTATAAAATTCCAGAAGAACCACCTGTAAAAAAACTGTTAATGTCTTCTACACCACCTCCAACTAATAATATCAACAACATGTTGGCTGAAATTTTCTGCCAGTCTGGAGTTTCAGAGGACCAGGAGGAATGCCATGCTCAAGTTGTTGAGGAGCTGAGTAATTTTAAATCACAAAAGGTCCTTGGCCTGAATGAAGATCCACTGAAATGGTGGTCTGATCGTTTGGCATTATTTCCTCTGTTGCCCAAGGTACTTCAAAAGTATTGGTGCATTTCTGCTACTCGAGTCTTCCCTGGGCGTCTTTTTAGTTCATCATCAAATGTTGTAAATGCTAAGAGGAACAGATTAGCTCCTGCTCATGTGGATAAGCAGGTGTTTTTATATGAGAACACAAGAAATTCTTCAGATGCAGAacctgaagatgatgatgaaggagATTGGGCCATCCAACAAGAACAATATTTTAATATGAATGACTCAGTCAGTGCAGGCAGTAATTTCTTTTCGGCTAGGGATAGTGGGTTCATTTAA